DNA sequence from the Oligoflexus sp. genome:
CAGAATCACATCAGGATCTTCGCGCAGGGCGTCCTTCAACCCCTGGCCAAAGCTCGGCGTATCCCGTCCCACTTCCCGCTGCCGAATCAAAGAGTTTTGATTGGCGTGAAAATATTCGATGGGCTGCTCCAGAGTCACGATATTCAGAGATTTCCTGACATTGAGTTCATGAATAAGCGCCGCCAGCGTCGTGGATTTCCCCGAGCGGGTTGGGCCGGAAATAAGCACGAGCCCATGCTGCAGCTGCAGAATCTTTTCAAAGTTGGGATGCAGATTCAATCCGGCAAGGGTAGGCTGGGATTGCGCCAGGAGGCGAATGGAATAGGAGAGGCCGCGCGCGCTATAAAAAATGTGCACCCGGCAGCGGGCTCCACCTATCTGTTCGGAAAGATCGAAGGACCGTTCGGCTTTCAAAGTGTCATAACGAGGTCCCAAAAGATCCTTGGTCCACTGCCGCAGCTTATCGTAACTGATCGGCCCACCCTGATTTTTGATCTTCCCATCACAGCGAAAATAAACGTTTCCACCCGATTCCATGTGGATATCGCTGGCTTGCATCCGTCTCGCCAGCTGGACTAATTCCGTAAGGCTATTCATGTCCCATCCTGCTCCCAAAAACATCGACTTTCTTCTTAGCGTCGCCTGCCTGAGAGTATCATAAGGACCCGGTCCTAGGGAAACATGCCCGCCACAATTGAATTCAAAGCCGCCTTCAGATAAGGCACCACGTCCTCGGGTATGCTCTTGTCCTCGGGGCGTAATTTGGAGTCATAGATCATCAGCCACTGACTCGAATCGTTACACCAGGCCTGCTTTCCGCAGTCGACGATATGCATATTGCCGATGTGATAATCAAGGCCTTCGGCTTTGCGCAAAGGTCGGCGGCCGTCCGGTATCGGAACCTCGGCGCTGAGATCCACGAAAAATTCGGTCGAGACTTCCGCGCCCGTAAACGGTCGATCCAGCAGTCGGTGCATGGTCACATTGCGAATCGGAATAAAGCCCGAGGCCTTCGGTGAATTGGATTCGTAATCCACATAGTGCCTCAGGAAAACACCGTACTGAGTTTTCACAGGCCGCATGCGGATCGATTCGTGGAAGATCAAATTTTCTTCAAAACCCTGCGCATAATCCGGCCAGCGATCGAAATCAAAGAACTGACCTTCGACCGAAGGCTCATCGCCGCGCCTCAGTTGATACTGATCCTTGCTGACCAGAGTGAAAAGACGAATCAAGGTATAATCATAAATGGGCCGGCCGCGCTCATCCTTTTCCACCACACCATTTTTCATGCGATAGACAACCCGCGCGCTGGCGCAGGACACATCGTAAAAGACCTGTGTTCGGCACTCCTCTTCCACCGGAGGCAGATCACCACTGCTGCCGAGCTGCCACGGTATCTGGCTGAAGTCCATACTCAAATTATAGGGAATAGGTTCACCATCCGCATCCCCGGGATTTCCGCCAGGACCGGGCGTCGGCGTCGGTGTGGGATTGGGTTCGGGCTCAGGGTCAGGCAAAGGCTCCGGGTTCGCCGGAATATCAGGCTTCAGATCGCAGTGACCGCTATAGGGATAGGACGTAATCGGTGCTTTCAAAACCAGGGTCGTGGCCGCATGCTGCTCTGGAACAGGCATGAAAGCCATGCTACCGGCATCGAGCTCCAGCCCGCAGGTTTTCAGTCCGGTCAAAGGCAGCTCGCGCAGCGTATCATTCACAAGAGGAAGAAAGAGTTCATCGACCATGCTATTCACAGCAGAGCGCAACTTTTCGGTATCAAAACCAAAGGGATTGGCTTCAGGCCCTTCGAGCACCTCGACCATGAAATCCAGCGAATCCGCGCTGCGATCAATGACAAGACTCAAAGCCCCCACCTTCTCAAAGGTCTTTAACTTTTTCGGATTGCTGTAGGGTTTAAAGCCCAAAGTACTCTTCGAACGCATGGCCATCCGAATGGTGGCCAGCTTATAGGGCTTCCCTTCATGCTGCCCCTTCACTTCCATCAGCATATCCCCAAACGCCAATTCAAACTGGGGCAGCGCCCGCCCATCCCCCGACGGCTTGCCGGGCAGGAGCTGCAGCACAGGTGGCAGGAGCGGTTTGATGCTCAGGTTGATGACATCCTCGCGGCCTATCGTGATCGGTTTGCCATCCGCACCGATCGCCTGCACGCGACTCAGATCACTGCTCATCAGTTTGGGAATGAATTCGGCCAGCAGAATTTCCTTCCCATTTTTCAGCTGATTGGGATCAAAGACGGCGAAGCGTTCAATCGTACGAATCACCTTCTGATTCAGACTCAGGTGAAACATGCCCTTACGCCAGACATCCTGCAGCGTTTGATTCAGTGCATCGACTGGCAGTGAAAGGAGCGTGCCGGACGGTGTCGAGACTCCAAGGTCCTGCGGTGTGGGCAAGGCCCTCTGGCTTAACTTCAGAACGCCACTGTCCCCAAGCAGAGCGGGAGGAGCTTCCTGTCCAGGCGTGGGAATGCCTTCGATGTTCACGCCGATTTTTGCCGTGATAAAGCGATTCTCGGCGGTGGATTTCAATCCGAGGCCATCAAAGATCTGACCCTTGATTTTGGCCTGAAACGATGCAATCGGTTCGGGGAGATAATAAGGCAGCGGCAAGGTTAGACCCTCACCCAGCTGATGGGCTATGGTGCTTAAACTATTGGGTGCCACAATTTGTATAATATCGCGAGCGATGCCATTCACGATCTGCGGTTTAAACGAATCCACTTTCTCGCGAACCGCCTGGTTCACGATAAAATTCACGATGCTGGCCCACAGTCCTGAGTTCGGATCTATTTGCTCAGGATCGTTCACCACCACATGATCATGCCAGTCCTTGGTGTCAAAATAAGTCGATCCATTGGCATCGCCATTGCGAGGCTGACGCAGATCAAAGCCTTCAATTCCCCTGATTTTAAGGGAAATACGGCCACCTCTGGCATCCATATCCGTCTTCGCATGCGACTCCAGAAGGGGGCCATCCATAGTGAACGCAGTATCAAATTCAAAATAGCCTGTGGCCCCTGGTACAGATATGCCGAGGTACTTCGCTTCATCAATGCGCACAATGATCTTCAGACGTCCATAAAAATGCTTCACGCCCATATGAACCGCGAGATTATCCGCTTCAGGAACGAGGCGTGCACTCACATTGCCTGGCGTTTCCGCAATCTTCATTTCGGACACATAGATGTCGGTGATGGCCTTGTAATTCACCTTACCGATGAGCCCGCCGAGAAGAGGCGTCTGGCCTGACACTGGTAAATTGCAGAAAGGCCCCAGGTTCTGCAGGTAAATAAATTCAGAGGGCGCGCGACCGTCACAGGCTCCTGGCACCGTCCTGGGATACGCACCCTTCTTCACTTCCATGATGCCATTAAAATTAAGCCGCGGAACACCCCGACCCTGCTCGTCCACATAATCCATGGTAAAGCGTCCCGCCGCGAAATCACCGATCAAACGCGCAAAAGCTGGCAGACCGTTATTGGCATCAAGGGCCGCGTGAACCATGGTGTTCGTGCGTGCTTCGGTAAGATCACCCCACAGAAAGGCGAGCTGCCGATAATAGGTTTCACCGCGCTCACTCGTGATGGCCCACTCATAGGCATTTACACCCGGTATCGGTGCCAAGGCACCGACCAGCTTCACGCTCAGCGAAGCCTTTGAACAATCATTGTCACAGGCCTGCCAGCTCTCTTTCGAACCAAGACGCCGCAGGTTTATCCGTTTCGCGTTATCCCTGTCATCCAGCTGACTTTCGAGCAGGGGCTCAGGATGCGTTCCTTTGTTGAATTGAGTGCCCTGCGTCAGCGAAAGCGGAAGACCATCCAGCCGATGGTTCATGCGAAAGGCGGCACCGGTCGTCAGCTCCAAAGAGAAAGGCGTCAGCGGACGACCCTGGTTGGAGATGGGCCTGGTGGATGAACCGGCATCTGAAAGGATTTGAATTCGATACGTTTCCTCGGGCAAAAGTTCCTGATAGGGATCAAAGAGCAGCGTTCGATTATCTTTCCAAATCAAGGTGCCGTTCACCTTCTGTCCACGGCTATCGAGCATCTGAAAATTATTATTCACCTGCTCCTGCGCCAGCTGCTCGACCAGTCCACCGCCGCCGCGCTGCAAAGAAAAATTCAGGGTGATCGTATCAAAGCGGGATATGCTGCGCGCGGCACCGGATTTCCAGCAAACTTCCAAGCCCGTCTTGCCAAAATCCGCATCACTGCAAAGGCGACCCGTGGCCGCAAGAACGCGATCGCGAGCCGGTACATCATCATCGATCGGTGGCAGCGGATTCGGAGCTGATGGCGCGGGTTTGGGCACCGGCAGAAGATCAGGCGCCGTGGATGGAGGAGGCGTGGACGGACGATCGCCCAGTGCCGGGGGCAATGGGCTGGTTAATTCCGTGGCTGCCCCCGTTTCGGGATTCTGATGCGCCGACACCTTCGGCAGCTTTTTTCCAGGGCTGCAGGCCGCGAGAAGCGAGAACATTAGAATGAGAATACCAGTCCTTAACATGCGGCGTTCCCCTTTTCACAGTCCTCGCGTCGAAGCCAGATGCGGATAAGATTCAACTGATCCCGCAGACGCTTCTGCCCATCCTGCATCTGTTGATCGAGGGTCTTGATGAAATACTGATAGCTGATCGCGCCGGTTCCGCGCCATGCGACGTTCTTTTCAAAATAATGCAAAACCTTTTGAGTCGAACGGGCGAGTTCCTCCCATTCATCCAAAGCGGCCAGCACCCATTCCGTTTCGAGGGCCCGGAAAGCCTTAAAAACAAGCCTTAAATCAGCACGAAGCTTCGGGTCCCGGAGCTGCTGCATGATGATGCCATCCGGTCCAAGCCCCAGGCGCCTATCCTGCAGCAGATGCCAAAGCTCGGTTCCATCCCGCTCATAAAGTCCGGCCGTCATACCCCGCAGGGCTTTCTGCATCCGATCAAAGCTTTGATCCCGAGGCATTTTTTCCAGCCATTGTATGATGTGAAGCCCGCCTTCAAGTGTGGCTTGCAGCACCGCATCCAGCTCGCTCCGCAGGGACGGCTGCCAGTTATTCTGCAGATCAACCAAGGGCTCCCGCAGCTGATGCGTGAGTCGAATCACCGATAACAGCGCCTTATCGCTCAAACCCTTTTTGAAAAGATCCTGCCACAGATGGGACAGCGACCCCTCATCATCCGCACTCGCAACGGCATCAACTGTAAAACGCAGCAGCTTATCCAGATCATGAGCCATCACCGTGCGATCGGGAAAACCCGAGGCGGCATCCTGATATATTTTCCAGAGCTTGGGTGACAGCCGATCAAAGGCCGCGACCAGACCCAGCATCAGGCGTCGATTCTCGGATTGAAAGGCGAGCCGCATCAATTTATAGCTGGGATGATCCCAGGCAAAGTCCTCAAAAACCCCGACTTTCATAGCCTGGGGGAAGGTGTAGGCCAGGAGTATGCCCGCAAAAGGATCCTCCGGTTTTTCCAAAAGGCGACTGGTGGTTTGAATCAACTTTGGGTCCTGACTGATGCAATCCGCCAGCCGCAGAAGGAAAGTCAGCGTCGACTCCTGCGCCTGAACGCTGCTTTCATAAGACGTTGTCACCGCATGAATCAGATCAAAAACGGGATTATTGCCTTCGCTCGAAAGGCGGCCGAGTTTTTTCAGAGCATCCGTAAAGACCTTATCGCCCATCTCGTGATTATAAGCCGCGATCACATGATCAATCAGTCCAGGCGCATGCCAGCGAAAAGCGGAATAAACAGCCTCCCGATGCTGCAGTCTGGCATTGGCCACCGGCATCCAAAGGGGAGCCAGCTCGTGAAAACGCACGAACTTTTGATAATCACCGGGAACGGATTGGACCTTCAAACGCCGGATCGCCTCGGGCAGCTGTAAAAGCGCGGGCTTCAACTGGGGATTGCGTCCCATATGAAGGA
Encoded proteins:
- a CDS encoding type IV pilus twitching motility protein PilT; amino-acid sequence: MNSLTELVQLARRMQASDIHMESGGNVYFRCDGKIKNQGGPISYDKLRQWTKDLLGPRYDTLKAERSFDLSEQIGGARCRVHIFYSARGLSYSIRLLAQSQPTLAGLNLHPNFEKILQLQHGLVLISGPTRSGKSTTLAALIHELNVRKSLNIVTLEQPIEYFHANQNSLIRQREVGRDTPSFGQGLKDALREDPDVILVGELRDREAIQLTLNAAETGHLVFATLHASSVSEAIQRILSAFPAEIREHTADQLAQVLQVVVCQTLTLIPKFNEQAPICELFFTSTAARSKIRLCDITSLGDTYYGGTDLGCLHREKYRQWLEAKPKLIKPVRYGPSAPAPSPADAVIPERYETPAAAPKKSGSPASGDTVYTIDDPDDDDLWTAIRDLEK